One region of Armigeres subalbatus isolate Guangzhou_Male chromosome 3, GZ_Asu_2, whole genome shotgun sequence genomic DNA includes:
- the LOC134227416 gene encoding plasma membrane calcium-transporting ATPase 2 isoform X1, with product MATIDGRPAQYQISLKNLREIMEHRGREGVSILNEYGGVHEICKKLYTHPNDGLSGSKADIEHRRETFGSNTIPPKPPKSFLMLVWEALQDVTLIILEIAAIISLLLSFYQPADDDEPVLEEEEEHYSWIEGLAILVSVFVVVIVTAFNDYSKEKQFRGLQSRIEGEHKFSVIRGGDAVQINIGEIVVGDICQIKYGDLLPADGVLIQSNDLKIDESSLTGESDHVKKSELTDPMVLSGTHVMEGSGKMVVTAVGVNSQAGIIFTLLGAAVDEHEAAAKKKKKDAKKDKKLKDGDEITNNSHHPALKSHTTVDSITSDDAEEGKTGTGNGGGGHGSKEKSVLQAKLTKLAIQIGYAGSTIAVLTVIILIIQFCIQTFVIEQKQWRNSYANNLVKHFIIGVTVLVVAVPEGLPLAVTLSLAYSVKKMMKDNNLVRHLDACETMGNATAICSDKTGTLTTNRMTVVQSYICEKLCKVTPKFSDVPRIVGESIIEGISLNSAYTTCLMPGVNPGDPLQQVGNKTECALLGFVQGLGKSYQTIRDSHPEDSFTRVYTFNSVRKSMSTVIPKASGGYRVYCKGASEIVLKKCSFIYGQDGVLEKFTRDMQERLLHQVIEPMACDGLRTICIAFRDFVPGKAEINQVHCEGEPNWDDEENIVSNLTCLCVVGIEDPVRPEVPDAIRKCQRAGITVRMVTGDNINTARSIATKCGIIRPQDDFLILEGKEFNRRIRDSNGDIQQHLLDKVWPKLRVLARSSPTDKYNLVKGIIDSKVSDNREVVAVTGDGTNDGPALKKADVGFAMGIAGTDVAKEASDIILTDDNFSSIVKAVMWGRNVYDSIAKFLQFQLTVNVVAVIVAFIGACAVQDSPLKAVQMLWMNLIMDTLASLALATEMPTADLLLRKPYGRTKPLISRTMMKNILGQAVYQLIIVFGLLFVGDRLLDIESGRGQPLNSEATQHFTIIFNVFVFMTLFNELNARKIHGQRNIFEGLFTNPIFYSIWIVTLVSQIFIIQYGKVAFSTKALNIEQWLWSVFFGLGTLIWGQIVTTIPTRKMPKKMAWGRGEAEYTEAIRLGEERYDSMDNDKKPRAGQILWIRGLTRLQTQLRVVRAFRSTLEDLEERRSIHSLHSLRSSRSHPGGMSTSGTMTSQGLSNLLYPPGSNIPTGRLIGTNVGDLKYIDEDQRLHNNQHIIEKFAVWTKSTTV from the coding sequence aTGGCGACGATAGACGGACGACCGGCACAGTACCAGATCTCGCTGAAGAATCTGCGGGAAATCATGGAACATCGAGGCCGGGAAGGAGTGTCGATATTGAACGAATACGGCGGTGTGCACGAAATCTGCAAGAAGCTGTACACCCACCCGAACGATGGCCTGAGTGGCTCGAAAGCGGACATCGAGCACCGGCGGGAAACGTTCGGTTCCAACACAATACCTCCCAAACCACCGAAGTCCTTCCTGATGCTAGTGTGGGAAGCCCTGCAGGACGTTACGTTGATCATTCTGGAAATTGCTGCCATTATCTCGCTGCTGTTGTCCTTTTACCAGCCCGCGGACGATGACGAGCCTGTATTAGAGGAGGAGGAAGAGCACTACTCGTGGATTGAAGGTTTGGCCATCCTGGTGTCGGTATTTGTAGTCGTAATTGTGACGGCCTTCAATGACTATTCAAAGGAGAAGCAATTCCGAGGGCTACAGTCGAGAATCGAAGGCGAACACAAGTTCTCCGTAATCCGTGGTGGCGATGCCGTACAAATCAACATCGGTGAGATCGTGGTGGGCGACATCTGCCAGATCAAATACGGTGACTTGCTTCCGGCTGACGGTGTTCTGATTCAGAGTAACGATTTGAAAATCGATGAGTCCTCGTTGACGGGTGAATCGGATCACGTGAAAAAGAGCGAACTGACGGATCCAATGGTTTTGTCTGGCACGCACGTTATGGAAGGCAGCGGAAAGATGGTCGTCACAGCTGTTGGTGTGAACTCCCAAGCAGGTATCATTTTCACCTTGCTGGGAGCGGCCGTTGATGAGCACGAAGCTGCCgccaagaaaaagaagaaggatgccAAGAAAGATAAGAAACTGAAGGACGGCGATGAAATCACCAACAACAGTCACCATCCTGCTCTGAAATCTCATACGACCGTCGATTCCATTACTTCCGATGATGCTGAGGAAGGTAAAACCGGCACCGGCAACGGCGGAGGTGGTCACGGAAGCAAGGAAAAATCCGTCCTCCAAGCAAAACTTACCAAACTGGCCATTCAGATCGGCTATGCCGGTTCGACGATTGCTGTCCTCACTGTGATCATTCTCATCATCCAGTTTTGCATCCAGACCTTCGTTATCGAACAGAAACAATGGCGAAACTCGTACGCAAACAATTTGGTCAAGCATTTCATCATCGGTGTGACAGTGCTGGTCGTTGCCGTACCGGAGGGTCTCCCGCTTGCCGTCACGCTTTCGCTTGCCTACTCCGTCAAGAAAATGATGAAGGACAATAACTTGGTGCGACATTTGGATGCCTGCGAAACCATGGGTAATGCCACTGCCATTTGCTCGGACAAGACCGGAACGCTGACCACCAACCGCATGACCGTGGTCCAATCGTACATCTGCGAGAAACTCTGCAAAGTTACGCCCAAGTTCTCCGATGTTCCGCGGATAGTGGGTGAATCGATCATCGAGGGCATTTCGCTCAACTCGGCCTATACCACGTGTCTGATGCCAGGCGTCAACCCGGGAGATCCATTGCAACAGGTCGGTAATAAGACAGAATGTGCCCTGCTAGGGTTCGTGCAGGGTCTCGGAAAGAGCTACCAAACCATTCGAGACTCGCACCCGGAAGACTCGTTCACCCGTGTGTACACTTTCAACTCTGTACGCAAATCCATGAGCACCGTTATTCCGAAAGCCAGTGGCGGCTACCGTGTGTACTGCAAGGGTGCGTCGGAAATTGTTCTGAAGAAGTGTTCTTTCATCTACGGCCAGGATGGAGTTTTGGAGAAGTTTACTCGTGACATGCAAGAGCGCCTGCTGCATCAGGTGATCGAACCCATGGCCTGCGACGGTCTGCGAACCATCTGTATCGCGTTCAGAGATTTTGTTCCCGGAAAAGCTGAGATCAACCAAGTGCATTGTGAAGGAGAGCCTAACTGGGACGACGAGGAGAACATCGTGAGCAATCTAACGTGTTTGTGTGTGGTCGGTATTGAAGATCCAGTGCGGCCGGAAGTGCCGGACGCTATCCGAAAGTGCCAGCGAGCAGGCATCACCGTCCGTATGGTTACCGGAGACAACATCAACACTGCGCGGTCGATTGCCACCAAGTGTGGTATTATTCGGCCTCAGGATGACTTCCTAATTCTGGAGGGTAAGGAGTTCAATCGACGCATTCGAGACAGCAATGGAGATATTCAACAGCACCTGCTGGACAAGGTGTGGCCAAAGCTGCGGGTATTGGCTCGGTCGTCGCCTACGGATAAGTACAACTTGGTAAAAGGTATCATCGACAGTAAGGTATCCGATAATCGCGAGGTGGTCGCCGTAACTGGTGACGGTACGAACGACGGTCCGGCTCTGAAGAAGGCGGATGTCGGATTCGCCATGGGGATTGCCGGAACCGACGTggcaaaggaagcttccgataTTATTCTAACTGATGACAATTTCAGCAGTATCGTCAAGGCCGTCATGTGGGGACGGAATGTCTACGATTCTATTGCCAAGTTTTTACAATTCCAGCTGACGGTCAATGTGGTGGCTGTTATTGTGGCGTTCATCGGCGCTTGTGCCGTGCAGGATTCTCCGCTGAAGGCCGTACAGATGTTGTGGATGAATTTGATTATGGACACGTTGGCATCGTTGGCTTTGGCCACCGAAATGCCGACGGCAGATCTATTGTTGCGTAAACCGTACGGCCGAACGAAACCACTGATCTCACGCACAATGATGAAGAACATCCTGGGTCAAGCTGTCTATCAGTTGATCATCGTCTTCGGACTCCTATTCGTCGGTGATCGGCTGTTGGACATTGAGTCGGGTCGAGGCCAACCATTGAATTCAGAAGCGACACAACATTTCACGATCATCTTCAACGTGTTTGTCTTCATGACACTGTTCAACGAGTTGAACGCTCGAAAGATCCACGGCCAACGAAACATTTTCGAGGGTTTGTTCACGAACCCGATCTTCTACAGCATCTGGATCGTGACCCTGGTGTCGCAAATCTTCATTATCCAATACGGCAAGGTGGCATTCTCGACCAAGGCGCTGAACATCGAACAGTGGCTGTGGAGTGTATTCTTTGGTCTCGGAACGCTGATCTGGGGCCAGATCGTCACAACAATCCCCACTCGCAAGATGCCCAAGAAGATGGCGTGGGGACGTGGCGAGGCAGAGTACACTGAAGCGATCCGACTCGGCGAGGAGCGTTACGACTCGATGGATAATGACAAGAAACCCCGTGCAGGTCAGATATTATGGATCCGTGGCCTTACTAGGCTGCAGACCCAGCTTCGTGTTGTACGTGCATTTCGATCCACATTAGAAGATTTAGAAGAACGTCGTTCCATTCATAGCTTGCATAGTCTTAGAAGTTCACGCAGTCATCCCGGAGGCATGAGCACGAGTGGTACAATGACTAGTCAAGGTCTCTCAAATCTCTTATATCCACCAGGTTCCAACATCCCAACCGGCCGGCTAATAGGTACTAATGTTGGCGATCTTAAGTATATTGATGAAGATCAAAGACTTCACAATAATCAGCACATAATAg
- the LOC134227416 gene encoding plasma membrane calcium-transporting ATPase 2 isoform X3, with product MATIDGRPAQYQISLKNLREIMEHRGREGVSILNEYGGVHEICKKLYTHPNDGLSGSKADIEHRRETFGSNTIPPKPPKSFLMLVWEALQDVTLIILEIAAIISLLLSFYQPADDDEPVLEEEEEHYSWIEGLAILVSVFVVVIVTAFNDYSKEKQFRGLQSRIEGEHKFSVIRGGDAVQINIGEIVVGDICQIKYGDLLPADGVLIQSNDLKIDESSLTGESDHVKKSELTDPMVLSGTHVMEGSGKMVVTAVGVNSQAGIIFTLLGAAVDEHEAAAKKKKKDAKKDKKLKDGDEITNNSHHPALKSHTTVDSITSDDAEEGKTGTGNGGGGHGSKEKSVLQAKLTKLAIQIGYAGSTIAVLTVIILIIQFCIQTFVIEQKQWRNSYANNLVKHFIIGVTVLVVAVPEGLPLAVTLSLAYSVKKMMKDNNLVRHLDACETMGNATAICSDKTGTLTTNRMTVVQSYICEKLCKVTPKFSDVPRIVGESIIEGISLNSAYTTCLMPGVNPGDPLQQVGNKTECALLGFVQGLGKSYQTIRDSHPEDSFTRVYTFNSVRKSMSTVIPKASGGYRVYCKGASEIVLKKCSFIYGQDGVLEKFTRDMQERLLHQVIEPMACDGLRTICIAFRDFVPGKAEINQVHCEGEPNWDDEENIVSNLTCLCVVGIEDPVRPEVPDAIRKCQRAGITVRMVTGDNINTARSIATKCGIIRPQDDFLILEGKEFNRRIRDSNGDIQQHLLDKVWPKLRVLARSSPTDKYNLVKGIIDSKVSDNREVVAVTGDGTNDGPALKKADVGFAMGIAGTDVAKEASDIILTDDNFSSIVKAVMWGRNVYDSIAKFLQFQLTVNVVAVIVAFIGACAVQDSPLKAVQMLWMNLIMDTLASLALATEMPTADLLLRKPYGRTKPLISRTMMKNILGQAVYQLIIVFGLLFVGDRLLDIESGRGQPLNSEATQHFTIIFNVFVFMTLFNELNARKIHGQRNIFEGLFTNPIFYSIWIVTLVSQIFIIQYGKVAFSTKALNIEQWLWSVFFGLGTLIWGQIVTTIPTRKMPKKMAWGRGEAEYTEAIRLGEERYDSMDNDKKPRAGQILWIRGLTRLQTQLRVVRAFRSTLEDLEERRSIHSLHSLRSSRSHPGGMSTSGTMTSQGLSNLLYPPGSNIPTGRLIGTNVGDLKYIDEDQRLHNNQHIIGVKNGLTN from the exons aTGGCGACGATAGACGGACGACCGGCACAGTACCAGATCTCGCTGAAGAATCTGCGGGAAATCATGGAACATCGAGGCCGGGAAGGAGTGTCGATATTGAACGAATACGGCGGTGTGCACGAAATCTGCAAGAAGCTGTACACCCACCCGAACGATGGCCTGAGTGGCTCGAAAGCGGACATCGAGCACCGGCGGGAAACGTTCGGTTCCAACACAATACCTCCCAAACCACCGAAGTCCTTCCTGATGCTAGTGTGGGAAGCCCTGCAGGACGTTACGTTGATCATTCTGGAAATTGCTGCCATTATCTCGCTGCTGTTGTCCTTTTACCAGCCCGCGGACGATGACGAGCCTGTATTAGAGGAGGAGGAAGAGCACTACTCGTGGATTGAAGGTTTGGCCATCCTGGTGTCGGTATTTGTAGTCGTAATTGTGACGGCCTTCAATGACTATTCAAAGGAGAAGCAATTCCGAGGGCTACAGTCGAGAATCGAAGGCGAACACAAGTTCTCCGTAATCCGTGGTGGCGATGCCGTACAAATCAACATCGGTGAGATCGTGGTGGGCGACATCTGCCAGATCAAATACGGTGACTTGCTTCCGGCTGACGGTGTTCTGATTCAGAGTAACGATTTGAAAATCGATGAGTCCTCGTTGACGGGTGAATCGGATCACGTGAAAAAGAGCGAACTGACGGATCCAATGGTTTTGTCTGGCACGCACGTTATGGAAGGCAGCGGAAAGATGGTCGTCACAGCTGTTGGTGTGAACTCCCAAGCAGGTATCATTTTCACCTTGCTGGGAGCGGCCGTTGATGAGCACGAAGCTGCCgccaagaaaaagaagaaggatgccAAGAAAGATAAGAAACTGAAGGACGGCGATGAAATCACCAACAACAGTCACCATCCTGCTCTGAAATCTCATACGACCGTCGATTCCATTACTTCCGATGATGCTGAGGAAGGTAAAACCGGCACCGGCAACGGCGGAGGTGGTCACGGAAGCAAGGAAAAATCCGTCCTCCAAGCAAAACTTACCAAACTGGCCATTCAGATCGGCTATGCCGGTTCGACGATTGCTGTCCTCACTGTGATCATTCTCATCATCCAGTTTTGCATCCAGACCTTCGTTATCGAACAGAAACAATGGCGAAACTCGTACGCAAACAATTTGGTCAAGCATTTCATCATCGGTGTGACAGTGCTGGTCGTTGCCGTACCGGAGGGTCTCCCGCTTGCCGTCACGCTTTCGCTTGCCTACTCCGTCAAGAAAATGATGAAGGACAATAACTTGGTGCGACATTTGGATGCCTGCGAAACCATGGGTAATGCCACTGCCATTTGCTCGGACAAGACCGGAACGCTGACCACCAACCGCATGACCGTGGTCCAATCGTACATCTGCGAGAAACTCTGCAAAGTTACGCCCAAGTTCTCCGATGTTCCGCGGATAGTGGGTGAATCGATCATCGAGGGCATTTCGCTCAACTCGGCCTATACCACGTGTCTGATGCCAGGCGTCAACCCGGGAGATCCATTGCAACAGGTCGGTAATAAGACAGAATGTGCCCTGCTAGGGTTCGTGCAGGGTCTCGGAAAGAGCTACCAAACCATTCGAGACTCGCACCCGGAAGACTCGTTCACCCGTGTGTACACTTTCAACTCTGTACGCAAATCCATGAGCACCGTTATTCCGAAAGCCAGTGGCGGCTACCGTGTGTACTGCAAGGGTGCGTCGGAAATTGTTCTGAAGAAGTGTTCTTTCATCTACGGCCAGGATGGAGTTTTGGAGAAGTTTACTCGTGACATGCAAGAGCGCCTGCTGCATCAGGTGATCGAACCCATGGCCTGCGACGGTCTGCGAACCATCTGTATCGCGTTCAGAGATTTTGTTCCCGGAAAAGCTGAGATCAACCAAGTGCATTGTGAAGGAGAGCCTAACTGGGACGACGAGGAGAACATCGTGAGCAATCTAACGTGTTTGTGTGTGGTCGGTATTGAAGATCCAGTGCGGCCGGAAGTGCCGGACGCTATCCGAAAGTGCCAGCGAGCAGGCATCACCGTCCGTATGGTTACCGGAGACAACATCAACACTGCGCGGTCGATTGCCACCAAGTGTGGTATTATTCGGCCTCAGGATGACTTCCTAATTCTGGAGGGTAAGGAGTTCAATCGACGCATTCGAGACAGCAATGGAGATATTCAACAGCACCTGCTGGACAAGGTGTGGCCAAAGCTGCGGGTATTGGCTCGGTCGTCGCCTACGGATAAGTACAACTTGGTAAAAGGTATCATCGACAGTAAGGTATCCGATAATCGCGAGGTGGTCGCCGTAACTGGTGACGGTACGAACGACGGTCCGGCTCTGAAGAAGGCGGATGTCGGATTCGCCATGGGGATTGCCGGAACCGACGTggcaaaggaagcttccgataTTATTCTAACTGATGACAATTTCAGCAGTATCGTCAAGGCCGTCATGTGGGGACGGAATGTCTACGATTCTATTGCCAAGTTTTTACAATTCCAGCTGACGGTCAATGTGGTGGCTGTTATTGTGGCGTTCATCGGCGCTTGTGCCGTGCAGGATTCTCCGCTGAAGGCCGTACAGATGTTGTGGATGAATTTGATTATGGACACGTTGGCATCGTTGGCTTTGGCCACCGAAATGCCGACGGCAGATCTATTGTTGCGTAAACCGTACGGCCGAACGAAACCACTGATCTCACGCACAATGATGAAGAACATCCTGGGTCAAGCTGTCTATCAGTTGATCATCGTCTTCGGACTCCTATTCGTCGGTGATCGGCTGTTGGACATTGAGTCGGGTCGAGGCCAACCATTGAATTCAGAAGCGACACAACATTTCACGATCATCTTCAACGTGTTTGTCTTCATGACACTGTTCAACGAGTTGAACGCTCGAAAGATCCACGGCCAACGAAACATTTTCGAGGGTTTGTTCACGAACCCGATCTTCTACAGCATCTGGATCGTGACCCTGGTGTCGCAAATCTTCATTATCCAATACGGCAAGGTGGCATTCTCGACCAAGGCGCTGAACATCGAACAGTGGCTGTGGAGTGTATTCTTTGGTCTCGGAACGCTGATCTGGGGCCAGATCGTCACAACAATCCCCACTCGCAAGATGCCCAAGAAGATGGCGTGGGGACGTGGCGAGGCAGAGTACACTGAAGCGATCCGACTCGGCGAGGAGCGTTACGACTCGATGGATAATGACAAGAAACCCCGTGCAGGTCAGATATTATGGATCCGTGGCCTTACTAGGCTGCAGACCCAGCTTCGTGTTGTACGTGCATTTCGATCCACATTAGAAGATTTAGAAGAACGTCGTTCCATTCATAGCTTGCATAGTCTTAGAAGTTCACGCAGTCATCCCGGAGGCATGAGCACGAGTGGTACAATGACTAGTCAAGGTCTCTCAAATCTCTTATATCCACCAGGTTCCAACATCCCAACCGGCCGGCTAATAGGTACTAATGTTGGCGATCTTAAGTATATTGATGAAGATCAAAGACTTCACAATAATCAGCACATAATAg GCGTAAAGAATGGCTTGACCAATTAG
- the LOC134227416 gene encoding plasma membrane calcium-transporting ATPase 2 isoform X7 translates to MATIDGRPAQYQISLKNLREIMEHRGREGVSILNEYGGVHEICKKLYTHPNDGLSGSKADIEHRRETFGSNTIPPKPPKSFLMLVWEALQDVTLIILEIAAIISLLLSFYQPADDDEPVLEEEEEHYSWIEGLAILVSVFVVVIVTAFNDYSKEKQFRGLQSRIEGEHKFSVIRGGDAVQINIGEIVVGDICQIKYGDLLPADGVLIQSNDLKIDESSLTGESDHVKKSELTDPMVLSGTHVMEGSGKMVVTAVGVNSQAGIIFTLLGAAVDEHEAAAKKKKKDAKKDKKLKDGDEITNNSHHPALKSHTTVDSITSDDAEEGKTGTGNGGGGHGSKEKSVLQAKLTKLAIQIGYAGSTIAVLTVIILIIQFCIQTFVIEQKQWRNSYANNLVKHFIIGVTVLVVAVPEGLPLAVTLSLAYSVKKMMKDNNLVRHLDACETMGNATAICSDKTGTLTTNRMTVVQSYICEKLCKVTPKFSDVPRIVGESIIEGISLNSAYTTCLMPGVNPGDPLQQVGNKTECALLGFVQGLGKSYQTIRDSHPEDSFTRVYTFNSVRKSMSTVIPKASGGYRVYCKGASEIVLKKCSFIYGQDGVLEKFTRDMQERLLHQVIEPMACDGLRTICIAFRDFVPGKAEINQVHCEGEPNWDDEENIVSNLTCLCVVGIEDPVRPEVPDAIRKCQRAGITVRMVTGDNINTARSIATKCGIIRPQDDFLILEGKEFNRRIRDSNGDIQQHLLDKVWPKLRVLARSSPTDKYNLVKGIIDSKVSDNREVVAVTGDGTNDGPALKKADVGFAMGIAGTDVAKEASDIILTDDNFSSIVKAVMWGRNVYDSIAKFLQFQLTVNVVAVIVAFIGACAVQDSPLKAVQMLWMNLIMDTLASLALATEMPTADLLLRKPYGRTKPLISRTMMKNILGQAVYQLIIVFGLLFVGDRLLDIESGRGQPLNSEATQHFTIIFNVFVFMTLFNELNARKIHGQRNIFEGLFTNPIFYSIWIVTLVSQIFIIQYGKVAFSTKALNIEQWLWSVFFGLGTLIWGQIVTTIPTRKMPKKMAWGRGEAEYTEAIRLGEERYDSMDNDKKPRAGSNIPTGRLIGTNVGDLKYIDEDQRLHNNQHIIEKFAVWTKSTTV, encoded by the exons aTGGCGACGATAGACGGACGACCGGCACAGTACCAGATCTCGCTGAAGAATCTGCGGGAAATCATGGAACATCGAGGCCGGGAAGGAGTGTCGATATTGAACGAATACGGCGGTGTGCACGAAATCTGCAAGAAGCTGTACACCCACCCGAACGATGGCCTGAGTGGCTCGAAAGCGGACATCGAGCACCGGCGGGAAACGTTCGGTTCCAACACAATACCTCCCAAACCACCGAAGTCCTTCCTGATGCTAGTGTGGGAAGCCCTGCAGGACGTTACGTTGATCATTCTGGAAATTGCTGCCATTATCTCGCTGCTGTTGTCCTTTTACCAGCCCGCGGACGATGACGAGCCTGTATTAGAGGAGGAGGAAGAGCACTACTCGTGGATTGAAGGTTTGGCCATCCTGGTGTCGGTATTTGTAGTCGTAATTGTGACGGCCTTCAATGACTATTCAAAGGAGAAGCAATTCCGAGGGCTACAGTCGAGAATCGAAGGCGAACACAAGTTCTCCGTAATCCGTGGTGGCGATGCCGTACAAATCAACATCGGTGAGATCGTGGTGGGCGACATCTGCCAGATCAAATACGGTGACTTGCTTCCGGCTGACGGTGTTCTGATTCAGAGTAACGATTTGAAAATCGATGAGTCCTCGTTGACGGGTGAATCGGATCACGTGAAAAAGAGCGAACTGACGGATCCAATGGTTTTGTCTGGCACGCACGTTATGGAAGGCAGCGGAAAGATGGTCGTCACAGCTGTTGGTGTGAACTCCCAAGCAGGTATCATTTTCACCTTGCTGGGAGCGGCCGTTGATGAGCACGAAGCTGCCgccaagaaaaagaagaaggatgccAAGAAAGATAAGAAACTGAAGGACGGCGATGAAATCACCAACAACAGTCACCATCCTGCTCTGAAATCTCATACGACCGTCGATTCCATTACTTCCGATGATGCTGAGGAAGGTAAAACCGGCACCGGCAACGGCGGAGGTGGTCACGGAAGCAAGGAAAAATCCGTCCTCCAAGCAAAACTTACCAAACTGGCCATTCAGATCGGCTATGCCGGTTCGACGATTGCTGTCCTCACTGTGATCATTCTCATCATCCAGTTTTGCATCCAGACCTTCGTTATCGAACAGAAACAATGGCGAAACTCGTACGCAAACAATTTGGTCAAGCATTTCATCATCGGTGTGACAGTGCTGGTCGTTGCCGTACCGGAGGGTCTCCCGCTTGCCGTCACGCTTTCGCTTGCCTACTCCGTCAAGAAAATGATGAAGGACAATAACTTGGTGCGACATTTGGATGCCTGCGAAACCATGGGTAATGCCACTGCCATTTGCTCGGACAAGACCGGAACGCTGACCACCAACCGCATGACCGTGGTCCAATCGTACATCTGCGAGAAACTCTGCAAAGTTACGCCCAAGTTCTCCGATGTTCCGCGGATAGTGGGTGAATCGATCATCGAGGGCATTTCGCTCAACTCGGCCTATACCACGTGTCTGATGCCAGGCGTCAACCCGGGAGATCCATTGCAACAGGTCGGTAATAAGACAGAATGTGCCCTGCTAGGGTTCGTGCAGGGTCTCGGAAAGAGCTACCAAACCATTCGAGACTCGCACCCGGAAGACTCGTTCACCCGTGTGTACACTTTCAACTCTGTACGCAAATCCATGAGCACCGTTATTCCGAAAGCCAGTGGCGGCTACCGTGTGTACTGCAAGGGTGCGTCGGAAATTGTTCTGAAGAAGTGTTCTTTCATCTACGGCCAGGATGGAGTTTTGGAGAAGTTTACTCGTGACATGCAAGAGCGCCTGCTGCATCAGGTGATCGAACCCATGGCCTGCGACGGTCTGCGAACCATCTGTATCGCGTTCAGAGATTTTGTTCCCGGAAAAGCTGAGATCAACCAAGTGCATTGTGAAGGAGAGCCTAACTGGGACGACGAGGAGAACATCGTGAGCAATCTAACGTGTTTGTGTGTGGTCGGTATTGAAGATCCAGTGCGGCCGGAAGTGCCGGACGCTATCCGAAAGTGCCAGCGAGCAGGCATCACCGTCCGTATGGTTACCGGAGACAACATCAACACTGCGCGGTCGATTGCCACCAAGTGTGGTATTATTCGGCCTCAGGATGACTTCCTAATTCTGGAGGGTAAGGAGTTCAATCGACGCATTCGAGACAGCAATGGAGATATTCAACAGCACCTGCTGGACAAGGTGTGGCCAAAGCTGCGGGTATTGGCTCGGTCGTCGCCTACGGATAAGTACAACTTGGTAAAAGGTATCATCGACAGTAAGGTATCCGATAATCGCGAGGTGGTCGCCGTAACTGGTGACGGTACGAACGACGGTCCGGCTCTGAAGAAGGCGGATGTCGGATTCGCCATGGGGATTGCCGGAACCGACGTggcaaaggaagcttccgataTTATTCTAACTGATGACAATTTCAGCAGTATCGTCAAGGCCGTCATGTGGGGACGGAATGTCTACGATTCTATTGCCAAGTTTTTACAATTCCAGCTGACGGTCAATGTGGTGGCTGTTATTGTGGCGTTCATCGGCGCTTGTGCCGTGCAGGATTCTCCGCTGAAGGCCGTACAGATGTTGTGGATGAATTTGATTATGGACACGTTGGCATCGTTGGCTTTGGCCACCGAAATGCCGACGGCAGATCTATTGTTGCGTAAACCGTACGGCCGAACGAAACCACTGATCTCACGCACAATGATGAAGAACATCCTGGGTCAAGCTGTCTATCAGTTGATCATCGTCTTCGGACTCCTATTCGTCGGTGATCGGCTGTTGGACATTGAGTCGGGTCGAGGCCAACCATTGAATTCAGAAGCGACACAACATTTCACGATCATCTTCAACGTGTTTGTCTTCATGACACTGTTCAACGAGTTGAACGCTCGAAAGATCCACGGCCAACGAAACATTTTCGAGGGTTTGTTCACGAACCCGATCTTCTACAGCATCTGGATCGTGACCCTGGTGTCGCAAATCTTCATTATCCAATACGGCAAGGTGGCATTCTCGACCAAGGCGCTGAACATCGAACAGTGGCTGTGGAGTGTATTCTTTGGTCTCGGAACGCTGATCTGGGGCCAGATCGTCACAACAATCCCCACTCGCAAGATGCCCAAGAAGATGGCGTGGGGACGTGGCGAGGCAGAGTACACTGAAGCGATCCGACTCGGCGAGGAGCGTTACGACTCGATGGATAATGACAAGAAACCCCGTGCAG GTTCCAACATCCCAACCGGCCGGCTAATAGGTACTAATGTTGGCGATCTTAAGTATATTGATGAAGATCAAAGACTTCACAATAATCAGCACATAATAg